TGACCGGCTTCATGGCTGGCCTCCCGCGAGCGCTTCGCCTTTGACCAGATGGCCGTCGCTGTAGATGTGGATCTGGCCGCTCTGCAGCGAGAGCGCGGCCAGATCGCTATCGAAGCTCGCGCCCTCCGGCACGCTTGCGGCGAGCTTGAGTCCATCGAGTTCGACGCGGGCGATGCGGGCGCGACCGATGTCGTCGATCCTGGCGATCCTGACCGGCAGCCCGGCGCCGCGCGGAGCGAGCGTCGCGTATTCCGGCCGGATGCCGAGCTCGACCTTGCCGGTGAGTGCTGGATAGTGCCTGGTCAGCGCGATCTCCTGACCGGCGAGGCTCGCCTGCGCGCCCTCGATCTTGCAGGGCAGCACGTTCATGCCGGGCGAGCCGATGAAATGGCCGACGAAGGTGTGGGCCGGGTGCTGGAACAGCTCCTCCGGCGTGCCGGTCTGCACCACGCCGCCATCATGCATCACCACCACCGTATCGGCGAAGGTCAGCGCCTCCGTCTGGTCGTGGGTAACGTAGATCATGGTGAGATCGAGCTTGCGGTGCAGCTCCTTCAGCATCGAGCGCAATTGCCATTTCAGGTGCGGGTCGATGACGGTCAGCGGCTCGTCGAACAGGATCGCGGCGACGTCGGGCCGCACCAGCCCGCGCCCGAGCGAGATCTTTTGCTTGGCGTCGGCCCCGAGCCGGCTCGCCTTGCGATCGAGCGCCGCGGTCAGATCGAGCAGGCCGGCGATCTCGGCGACACGGGCCTCGATCTCCGCTCGCGCGACGCCGCGATTCTTCAGGGGGAAGGCGAGGTTTTCGCGCACCGTCATCGTGTCGTAGACGACCGGGAACTGGAAGACCTGGGCGATGTTGCGCGCCTCGGTCGGCAATTGCGTCACGTCCTTGTCGTCGAACAGGATGCGCCCGCGCGTCGGCACCACCAGGCCGGAGATGATGTTGAGCAGCGTGGTCTTGCCGCAGCCTGAGGGGCCGAGCAGGGCATAGGCGCCGCCCTGGCGCCAGACATGGTCGACCTCACGCAGGGCATAGTCCTGCGGCCCCTGCGGATCGGGCTTGTAGGAATGGGCCAGCTTGTCGAGCGTGATCCTGGCCATGTCACGCCGCCTTTGCCGGAGCTGCCGCCGTCAGCCTGCCGGCAGCGTCGAACAGGAAGATGCGGGTGGGATCGAGCCAGGCCGTGACGGCGGCACCTGGCTCCAGGCGGCGCACGCCCGGCACTAGCGCGACCAGGCGATGCTCGCCGACATCGAGATGGACGTAGGATTCCGAGCCGGTGATCTCGGAGACGGAGACGGTCGCCGGCAGCTCGATCGCCGGGGCCGGCAGCGCGTCAAGCGCGAGATGATGGGCGCGGAAGCCGATCGTGTAGGCGCCATCGGGGACGCTGGCGAAGGCGCCAGTGGCAGGAATGCTCTGGCCGGTCGAAAGCCTGACCTCGCCGCCCTGCCTGGTTCCGGACAGCGTGTTGAGCGGCGGGTCGGAGAAGACCTGCGCGGTGACGAGATCGTCAGGCTGGCGATAGACCTGCGCGGTCGGCCCGAACTGCGTCACCCGTCCCTGGAACAGCGTCGCGGTATTGCCGCCGAGCAGCAGCGCCTCGCTCGGCTCGGTGGTGGCATAGACGAAGATCGCGCCGGATTCGGCGAAGATGCGCGGCAATTCCTCGCGCAGTTCCTCGCGCAATTTGTAATCGAGATTGGCGAGCGGCTCGTCGAGCAGCACCAGCTCGGCCCGCTTCACCAGCGCGCGGGCGATCGCGGTGCGCTGCTGTTGGCCGCCGGAGAGTTCGAGCGGCTTGCGCTGGAGATAGGGTTCGAGCCGCAATAGCGCCGCCGCGCTCTTCACCCGGGCGTCAATCTCGCTCGCCGGCAGGCCGGCGACGCGCAAGGGCGAGGCGATGTTCTCGTAGACCGAGAGCGCGGGGTAGTTGATGAATTGCTGGTAGACCATCGCGACATTGCGCTTCTGCACCGGCAGTCCGGTGACGTCGCGGCCCTCGACCAGGACCTTACCGCTGCTCGGTGCGTCGAGCCCGGCCATCAGGCGCATCAGCGAGGTCTTGCCGGCGAGCGTGGCGCCGAGCAGCACGTTGAGCGATCCCCTCTCCAGTGTCAGCGAGATGTCGGCGAGCAGGGTTTGCGCGCCACGGGTCAGGCTGAGACGGTCGAGGGTCAGGCTCATCCTCGCGCCTCCACCTTGGCGGAAGCGGGTGGCGAAGCCTTTGCCGCCATGTAGTCGTCGAGCGCGCGGCGCTGCTCGGGCGAGAAGCGCAGGCCGAGCTTGCTGCGCCGGAACAGGATGTCGTCGGCGCTCACGGCCCATTCCTGGCTCATCAGCCAGGCGACCTCGCGCTCGGTCAGGTCGGCGCCGAAGACGCGGCCGAGATCGGCCATCGCCTTGGCGCCTTCGAGCAGGGTTTCCGCGCGAGTGCCGTAGGCGCGGGCGAGCCGGCGCGCCAGCTTGCGGTCGAGCCAGGGGCGGGGGGCAGAGATGCGCTCGACCAGCCCTTCGAAGCCCTCGACCGGGAAGTCGCCGCCGGGCAGATGCGCCTTTGCCGTCCAGGTCGGCGCCCGCAGGGCCGGCACGGCGGCCGACAGCTTCTCGACCGCCGCTTCCGCCAGCCGGCGCGCCGTGGTGATCTTGCCGCCGAAGACCGAGAGAAGCGGTGCCGAGCCGGCGGGCTCGTCCAGCGTCAGCACATAGTCGCGGGTCGCTTCCTGCGCCTTGCTGGCGCCGTCGTCATAGAGCGGGCGCACGCCGGAATAGGTCCAGACCACGTCCTCGCGCTTGATCGGCTTGCGGAAATACTCGCTCGCCGCGGCGCAGAGATAGGCGATCTCGTCCTCGCTGGCGGCGACCTTGGCCGGATCACCGTCATAGTCCTTGTCGGTGGTGCCGATCAGGGTCAGGTCGCCCTCATAGGGGATGGCGAAGATGATGCGACCATCGGCGTTCTGGAAGATGTAGCAGCGATCGTGCTCGAACAGGCGCGGCACCACGATATGGCTGCCCTGGACCAGCCGCACCGAGGCCGGACGGTTGCTGGCGACGATGCCGTTCAGCACATCCGCGACCCAGGGACCGGCGGCGTTGACGAGCACGCGGGCGCTGGTCTCGGCCCGGACGCCGTCGGGGCCTTCGGTCGTGACCACCCAGAGATCGCCCTGGCGCCGGGCCCCGATCACCTTGGTCCGCGGCAGGATTCGGGCGCCGTGCTCGGCCGCATCGCGAGCATTGAGCACGACGAGGCGGGCATCCTCGACCCAGCAATCGGAATATTCGAAGGCGCGGCCGAAGCGCGGCTGCAGCGGCTCGCCGGCCGCGTCGCGCTTGAGATCGAGCGAGCGCGTCGCCGGCAGCAGCTTGCGGCCGCCGAGATGGTCGTAGAGGAAGAGGCCGAGCCGCAGCATCCACCAGGGCCTGAGGCCCGCATGATGCGGCAGCACGAAGCGCAGGGGCCGGATGATGTGCGGCGCGGCGCGCCACATCACCTCACGCTCGGTCAGCGCCTCGCGCACCAGCCGGAACTCGTAGTGCTCGAGATAGCGCAAGCCGCCATGGATCAGCTTGGTCGAAGCCGAGGAGGTCGCGCTGGCAAGATCGCCTTGCTCGAACAGCACGACCGAGGCTCCGCGCCCCGCCGCGTCGCGTGCGATGCCGCAGCCGTTCACGCCGCCGCCGATGATGGCGATGTCGAACACCGGAGCCGTCACGCGATCCCTCCCGCAGG
This genomic interval from Bosea sp. 29B contains the following:
- a CDS encoding ABC transporter ATP-binding protein, with protein sequence MARITLDKLAHSYKPDPQGPQDYALREVDHVWRQGGAYALLGPSGCGKTTLLNIISGLVVPTRGRILFDDKDVTQLPTEARNIAQVFQFPVVYDTMTVRENLAFPLKNRGVARAEIEARVAEIAGLLDLTAALDRKASRLGADAKQKISLGRGLVRPDVAAILFDEPLTVIDPHLKWQLRSMLKELHRKLDLTMIYVTHDQTEALTFADTVVVMHDGGVVQTGTPEELFQHPAHTFVGHFIGSPGMNVLPCKIEGAQASLAGQEIALTRHYPALTGKVELGIRPEYATLAPRGAGLPVRIARIDDIGRARIARVELDGLKLAASVPEGASFDSDLAALSLQSGQIHIYSDGHLVKGEALAGGQP
- a CDS encoding ABC transporter ATP-binding protein; this translates as MSLTLDRLSLTRGAQTLLADISLTLERGSLNVLLGATLAGKTSLMRLMAGLDAPSSGKVLVEGRDVTGLPVQKRNVAMVYQQFINYPALSVYENIASPLRVAGLPASEIDARVKSAAALLRLEPYLQRKPLELSGGQQQRTAIARALVKRAELVLLDEPLANLDYKLREELREELPRIFAESGAIFVYATTEPSEALLLGGNTATLFQGRVTQFGPTAQVYRQPDDLVTAQVFSDPPLNTLSGTRQGGEVRLSTGQSIPATGAFASVPDGAYTIGFRAHHLALDALPAPAIELPATVSVSEITGSESYVHLDVGEHRLVALVPGVRRLEPGAAVTAWLDPTRIFLFDAAGRLTAAAPAKAA
- the glpD gene encoding glycerol-3-phosphate dehydrogenase; this encodes MTAPVFDIAIIGGGVNGCGIARDAAGRGASVVLFEQGDLASATSSASTKLIHGGLRYLEHYEFRLVREALTEREVMWRAAPHIIRPLRFVLPHHAGLRPWWMLRLGLFLYDHLGGRKLLPATRSLDLKRDAAGEPLQPRFGRAFEYSDCWVEDARLVVLNARDAAEHGARILPRTKVIGARRQGDLWVVTTEGPDGVRAETSARVLVNAAGPWVADVLNGIVASNRPASVRLVQGSHIVVPRLFEHDRCYIFQNADGRIIFAIPYEGDLTLIGTTDKDYDGDPAKVAASEDEIAYLCAAASEYFRKPIKREDVVWTYSGVRPLYDDGASKAQEATRDYVLTLDEPAGSAPLLSVFGGKITTARRLAEAAVEKLSAAVPALRAPTWTAKAHLPGGDFPVEGFEGLVERISAPRPWLDRKLARRLARAYGTRAETLLEGAKAMADLGRVFGADLTEREVAWLMSQEWAVSADDILFRRSKLGLRFSPEQRRALDDYMAAKASPPASAKVEARG